In Silene latifolia isolate original U9 population chromosome X, ASM4854445v1, whole genome shotgun sequence, the following proteins share a genomic window:
- the LOC141619516 gene encoding uncharacterized protein LOC141619516, with protein MKSVLSSENLLAKINHSYAYELNNGFPVSPFRLTSFGFCIRPPRFSVSYKKSAYQDFQEYVKPKRLLPARGLESLGDETPDKLISRLGSDGSQCLYKIGLRTSALYGSGLSDSNAGVLICIIDEHGNSILERIPATLCQDHEQQSAESNDFDHTHFRRGSLDKFVFLGPQLGPLQAMWISLESGNWRLGGASLTTLSISNHQSEHCANGDVQRSVNYKFEVEDVMLGEGSETGMVELRPCQVTECAGVNESEMSDLGPSLAERKRMNEESMKEYADLKVAQLLYDFILILGGTSISAIAGDEKTALSFLVGGSCGFLYLLLLQRSVDNLPSPESTNTTQINKFKDPLLLSAFVFGGAIILLLVKHGTPPGLAPTDILIGMLGFLASKLAVVLSALKPMPLRMEDNK; from the exons ATGAAGTCAGTTTTATCATCTGAGAATTTACTTGCCAAAATTAATCATAGTTATGCTTATGAACTCAACAATGGATTCCCAGTAAGCCCTTTTCGCCTTACAAGTTTCGGGTTTTGCATTCGTCCGCCTCGCTTTTCTGTTTCCTACAAGAAATCAGCTTACCAGG ACTTTCAGGAATATGTCAAGCCTAAACGACTTCTACCCGCCAGGGGGCTGGAAAGCTTAGGAGATGAAACTCCAGATAAGTTAATTTCACGCCTTGGATCAGATGGGTCACAGTGTCTGTACAAGATCGGCCTACGCACCAGCGCCCTTTATGGATCAGGTCTAAGTGACTCGAATGCCGGAGTGCTCATTTGTATAATTGATGAACATGGTAATTCGATATTGGAGAGAATACCTGCCACTCTATGCCAAGACCATGAACAGCAATCTGCAGAATCTAATGATTTCGATCATACCCACTTCCGTAGAGGTTCCCTTGACAAATTCGTGTTCTTAGGACCCCAACTTGGACCGTTACAGGCTATGTGGATCAGTCTCGAATCAG GCAATTGGAGATTAGGCGGTGCAAGCTTGACTACTCTGAGTATCAGCAATCATCAATCAGAACATTGCGCAAATGGAGACGTTCAACGCAGTGTCAACTACAAATTTGAAGTAGAAGATGTTATGCTCGGAGAGGGGAGTGAGACGGGAATGGTAGAACTGCGGCCTTGCCAAGTTACTGAGTGTGCTGGGGTTAACGAATCTGAAATGTCAGACTTAGGCCCATCCTTGGCTGAACGAAAGAGAATGAATGAAGAGAGTATGAAAGAGTACGCGGATCTGAAAGTAGCTCAGCTCCTATATGATTTCATCCTAATATTGGGAGGAACCTCTATTTCAGCCATTGCAGGTGATGAGAAAACCGCACTATCATTTTTGGTGGGTGGCAGCTGCGGCTTTCTATATCTACTGCTATTACAGAGGTCCGTCGATAACCTCCCATCCCCTGAGTCGACCAACACAACTCAGATTAACAAGTTCAAGGATCCGCTTCTGTTGTCAGCTTTTGTGTTCGGAGGTGCAATCATATTATTGCTAGTTAAGCATGGCACACCACCAGGATTGGCACCTACAGATATTTTAATTGGAATGCTTGGTTTTCTTGCTTCCAAACTTGCCGTCGTACTCTCGGCCCTCAAACCCATGCCTCTGAGGATGGAAGATAACAAGTGA